One Zingiber officinale cultivar Zhangliang chromosome 10B, Zo_v1.1, whole genome shotgun sequence genomic window, acctctagacttagggttcgttccataactatatggaaccctatgataactaggcacatccttcttagcttttggtttgtatcccaaacctttatggccattggatgactttgattttcctaaacctaagttatgctcactttgccctaataggatattttccatcatttttagggtcttctccattttatcaagtcttgacctcaagacttgattttctctcactaagtccttagtatttgatccatgagcatttttatttctaggcttgtatcttaaatccttagagttttcgcctagatttttacctacaatcctagccttaggtgtagtagttttagtatgaaaagctatatgtttttctttaacgctatcatgctttctattttcatggtaaatagcattaaaatgatagaaatttgacctagcatgctttttaccattttgtaagggaataggctcaatgaaagttaccttcctttttaccttagaggctcccccttgactagagcttcctccatgagccttgaccaccttcttccccttagggcattgacttcggtaatgcccatttagattgcaagagaagcacacgatgtgctccttgctcttctttgttccggggatggtctccttgggcttctccttgcccttttgtgccacttggcccttcttcttggccaatttagggcatttgctcttgtagtgcccactttccctacactcaaaacatattatatgatttttatttttaattgaaacatttataccttcttgtatagggatggcacttgctcctccatttgatatttcttgaatttcggaggtggcactatcttcttcttcttcacttgacccggatgtagaagcttctccttcttcttgatccgtcgtcaccaagaattgctccccctcaatcctagaggtggaggcttcatcattttgaacgtgaaacaaggagtatgctccctcctcgtttccttcggtgcattcccttgaggatgaagcttcttggatttcctcttcttcggaggttgagcatctctcaacctcggagtcctcctcttggtcttgatccaatgagtcgccctctttggattctccttgatttgatacagtggaggggatctcatgaattcttgccaatttgctccaaagctccttggcatcttcaaactctccaatttgttccaagatgttgcttggcaataaattgaccacaagcttggtcactttgtcattggcctcacatctttggatttggtctttgctccacttgctccttttgagtactttgcccttggaatttgtgggagcttcaaaaccttccatgagagcaaaccattgctctatctccatcataagaaaatttttgattcttgatttccaagaatcgaagcttgtagatgaatatggtggagccacccttgtgtcaaatccaagtccatcttggaattgcatcttgaagttgagcttgatagaatcttgaacttgaagaatttgctccaacttcttcaccctctagcttttcttgatatacttgacccttccggcgatgattccggtaaagagcggcctcgctctgataccacttgttaggaccaaaagtagctagggggggggggggggtgaatagctcgtcgctcggcgttgcttgttccttcaaagatgtgcagcggaaaatacagaaacaaacacacaacgctaacacggttggttttacttggtatccacctcacaagaggtgactaatccaaggatccacaccaacacacacaccctccactaaataaaactctcctttatggtaactaccaagggcggagaagccctacaagactcaatacaagaagagagggaaaggatacaagaaatacaagcttacaagcttacaatgagtacaaaaccctaaccctagcttctcttcttggcttcgatccgcctcttgacttggagggcttccaagatccttcaagaactggcgatctgagctttgtgagcgctgtggaggagttggcgagagctctggggTGAATCCGTGAAGCAATGCCGCAGctatcgaacgcctgcagctataaacgacgccaacggtcggatcccgatcgattcgaatgttcccaatcgatcggggaggctttggatcgatccacggatcgatccgagcgcctgatcgaaagcgctggatcgatccacggatcgatccggcgcttatcgaagcggccgcgtcccaatcgatccatcgatcgattgggacctctgatcgatccacggatcgatccgagtctCTGATTTTGGgcagtcggatcgatccaccgatcgatccagggccggatcgatccatcgatcgatccaaagacttgattttgtccaaaaccaagtcctaaacctcccaaaccaacatccggtcaaccttgacctgttggtatgtcatgcctagcatctagtcactcccttgacctgctaggactcccttaccaagtgtccggtcaatccctttgacccacttggacttttctctgtgccaagtatccggtcaatccctttgacctacttggacttttctttcatgccaagtatccagtcaatcctttgacctacttggacttcccagcaccagatgtccgatcatccttgatccatctggattttcctttgcctggcttcactcaccaggactttcacctagcttcactcactagggttttccatctgcctagcttcactcactaggactttcacctggcttcactcaccaggatttccatctgcctagcttcactcactaggactttcaccgcctcaCTTCACtcagatttccatccgcctagcttcactcactaggactttcacccttcactcaccaggattttccatccgcctagcttcactcactaggactttcaccggcttcactcaccaggattttccatctgcctagcttcactcactaggtctttcacctggcttcactcactaggacttccatctgcctagcttcactcactaggactttcacctggcttcactcaccaggatttccatctgcctagcttcactcaccaggatttccatctgcctagcttcactcactaggacttccttctgcctggcttcactcaccaggacttttcttctgcctggcttcactcaccaggactttcatactgcctagcttcactcactaggtctttcattttgcctaacatcccagttaggacttcccagtcaagtatccagtcaaccttgacctacttgactcttcttcaatcaatatcttattgtcaaacatctaaacccaaaccaagactcagcttggttacccaggtcaaccttgacctgagggatattgcaccaacaaaaaggacctgacttgagcgtcagagggtctgtACTGGAGACTTTTTCCTTAGTTTCTCATCTCTAACGCTTCATGTGGCTGTCGGAGTGTGTGCAGAGTCTGAGTACCACCAATTCTTCGACCACAACCTTTGGAGGTTCTAGGGAGGTTCGTCTTTCCGACGTGTATACACAGGATGCGTCAAAGTTACCTCTCCATCAATACCAATATCATCTCCGTCGATCTTTATCTTACTCAGATTTCGATGAGGATAATCTTCATGCTTGTTTTAAAACAATGTGTATGCAGACATATTTTGTACTAACAGTAAACTTGTGATAAATCATTTATGGTGAAGTCCACGGAGAACCAGCCCGATGTGTTTACGCCATTAACCCTGTATGCTGTCTTACTCTGATAAGTGGATACAATATCACTATATCAGTGCAATTGTCTAAATTGATGTTGGAAAGCAAACCCCAATGCCATCTTTTGTCAATTGCACATTACACCATAAAGTGGTGTCGTTTGAACTGGTAAGtgacaaaaaaaatataaggaaTGGGACTGGAATCAGGAAACAACCCCAAAAAAAAAACCTCCCTTAGCTATTATTGAGGCACAGCACAATAACTAACCTTTTGTCAAGGCACAGCACAATAACTAACCTTTTGTCATGTGATGAAATAATGACCCTAACTGTATGTGATTCATGGGTAAAGTGGCCAAATAAAGATTGTAAGTTTTCAGGAAACATGATTCAGCTTCATAGGAGCCAATGGTATAACAGTGGCTAACTCAACCATGGTGCACGTCATTTTACATTTCAAGTTTGGTTAGGTAGCTTATTTAAGCgagagaatttaaaaattcacttaggtttttttttgaaatttcaattttttctaaaaatgttatttatatatattgattAATTCGATTTAGTTTCGATTATAAAATCTTTTAGAAGTTTAaacaataaactaaaataaaaaaaataaattagtaaATTCCTGGACTTATAAATCCCTAACTAATTGATAAATTATTGAAATGTGACTTGAAGGCGTAATATATATCCTTTTGAATATGGATGGTAATGAGTTGGGTTCAGGTCgaattctatatcctccgtactCATATtcatcgggtataggatatccaataggtatacccatacccattaaaggaccGGATATATTTTATacgtataatttttttctttctatcaaactattatcattcaataaaaacatattaaaattaacatcttattaaaatatatatatgattaaaaaatagattaaacatccaTATAATCTCttactaatatcaacaaaaaataataagttgattttagaaaaaagttttttttaatatatatatatatattatttaatcggataTTCGGGTCGGATATCatgtattaataattttttcataTCCTCTTCTATTCAGATAagataatatatttttcatcaaattcgAATGAAATTATCATTCCTACTCTTGAACTTAAACTAAGTCTGCATGAATTTTAAAGAGACAATCATTATTCCTTATCTAAGGATTGACTGCTAGCAGGATGAGCCACAGATATCAGAGCATGCCTTTGATATGAAATGACAACTACAGCATACCTCTAATATAGATTGCAACTGTAGCATACCTCTGATATGGATTGACAATTGCCTTATGCACGAAATAGTCCCCGCCCGAACCGTGAAAAGGTGATTTGACATGGGTTGTGTGCGCGCAAAACCaagttttatttatataaaaggtAGATAAAGTTATTGAAAGGGTTCCTCTCTTATCCTCCCTTGCCACTTTGTCAAAGAACTCATCATAACTAAAGATGATGGTTTGACCCGATCAAATACTATTCTTCATCTTCTATTTCTCCTACTACTACTCTTGCAAAAGTTCTTCCTCCGATGGAAGACACTCTTCTCCGCAGACTACGAAAATCCTACCTCTAGCTGAAGGTATTCTGCTTCGCAACTCTGCTTTAGGCTACTTCCTCACTTTTTTACCGAgctatcttcttttctttctctcatatttttcctttttcccatAAAAAATTCAACTACTACCCTTTATTATCGACGTCGGGCCCACGGGCTATAGCTCGGTAAACCATAAGGTGGCTCCTaaatgaaataataaaattattaattgtaAAAGAAATATTATAAGATTATGTCAATTAAcgtaataaataaaagaaaatattatattttaatgtAATCATATTGAATAATTCTCTCCTACAAATCTAACATTACTAGCATATGGAAACACTCTTTAGATAATGACCGAATaatttatctatatatatatatatatatatatataatgtgagtgtgtaatataataatatataaattatttgagtcTTTAAAAattcgaattgtttggattttctaatGTCACGTTATAGAATCCCAGTAATAAACTATTGTAATGAGTTtccctatgcaaaaaattattttaatttaatattatacttatcttactaaaagaaactaagaagagtatattttttaacgtcgcctaaaatatttatagaagcttctttgatctcttgtcaattttaagatgtggaactaaagagaactatattttttatataaaacaataaaaaaaaattactaataaaccttggaattatttttagtatgaatagaaaaaaggacagcaacgtaaattcattttaggtttcaccaaaattaattagtaaaggaaggagatttttaataaaatgatatatatatatatatatatatatatattatccatATTGAAATTAAGAATCTAATTAAATTGTCTCCCACGGCGGTTGAGCTAATAGGAAttagttaaggaaatttttattcaGTTTCAGTTagaaaattattctaataattagaataataatttaaatagagATTTTAgggaaaatttttatttagtctaAATTAAGAATTCGTCTAGCAATTTATGAGCATGACATATTAaagtttagaaattaaatttataaaaggaaaatgaaatatataattattaatcatccactttttgttttaaaaacattattttgttatggaaatataaaatttatttctaaatatagatagatagatagatagatagatggatgattaataattatatatttcaTGCACGTTTAAAGTTTTATtatttagaaatttaatttttaaattttaacttgtcAATAGACTAATTCTTAAATCGgactaataaaataaattttttcataattaataattttctaaaatgtatatatatttatgCTGATAATTCttagattgattgattgattctcTAATATATCTAAACTAAATAGAAATTTCCTTAATTAACTTTTCATGCATCTTAGACaactatctatatatatatacccatcatataaaaaaaattaaaaatcaaaattgtaTATGATCAATGGAGGTTGAGGTAATACCAGGGTTGCCTGACGCTGTTGCTCTTGAATGTCTCATCCGCCTCCCTTTCTCTTTTTTACGGATTGCTCGACGTGTCTGCAAGCGATGGAGGCATGAAATCTCTTCGTCATCTTTTTACCGCCTCCGTAAAGCCGCCAACGTCGCTCGTCTTCTTGCTGCATTCGTAGTATCGAATCCTAAGCATCCCTTCGAAAAGTGGGTAGCCTTGTACGACGTGACCGAACAAGTCTGGACGAGGCTGCCGATGATCCGTGACTCGGCTGCCGAATGTCAAGTGGTGGCCGTGGGGCACGAGCTGGTGGTGATAGGACGGCGGCACAGCCCGACTAATATGGTCCACGTGCACAATTTGTTGACCGGCGTTTGGCGGCTGGGGGCGCCCATGCCGGGCCCGCGGAGGGCCTTCTTCGCGTGCGCCGCCTCAGCGGAGTCGCCGGTGGTGTTCGTGGCCGGCGGGCGAGACCAGCAAGGGCTGGCGCTGCGATCGGCACTGGCCTACGACGTAGAGACGGACGCATGGGCGCCTCTGCCGGACATGGCGCGTCCCGTGCGCAAGTGCAGAGGATTCTTCGCCCGTGGCTTATTCCGCGTTTTCAGCCGTCAGCTAACGTTTGAGGCGTTCGACGCCACGGCTGGCGAATGGAAAACGAGGCGTTTGGTGAGCCATCGGCGGACGGAGGTGGCTGCCCCGGAGGAGGAGGTCCAGGAGGAGAGGGTGCCCACAGCTGCGGAGGAGGAGAGGGTGTCCAGTACGTGCTACTTGAGAGCATTAGAGCACGCCCACGACCGGGTGCTGGTGCTGATTATAGCAAGGAGTCGGGGAGGGATAATTGACTACTTTTTGGGGAAGTTGAAGGAGAGGTTGCAGAGGGTGAAGTGGCCGACGCCGTACGGTTTCGAGGAGCAGAGGTTCGTGGCGTCGCTGAGGAAGAGCGACGGCTTTTGCAATGTCGAGTCtctatgttatttctatttttaatttttaatttttaattttatttttattttaatttgttcaATATTGCTTATCCGAATGTATTTGCCAACGCTTAATGCAATTAATTCAAAAATAGGTTAATCAAAAACTctcacaaataaataaatttgtttttAATACATTTAAAAAGCAATCTACCTAAATGTAAATGAGAAAAAGTTCCCTGATTATACTTAATCccgtccggaagttgagtcaGATGAAGACGGGTCTTGTTGTACTGGAAGTTGACGAAAAGTCGTTAAAACCTCGGATCCACCTGGCACCTTCCTGGAAAGGTTCTCACGGGCGACTGATGAAGAAAGATGACCAGGATGATGACGCTGTTGCTCTACACACACTCAGgcgagcccacgagtcgttagagatcagaaaccagggaaaaagtccctgggtcagatcctccgacgctcaagtcaagtactttttccccagaaatcacagagaaaggatGAAAGGTAAAAGattagtgagaaatgacgagtgagcgtacatgcataagggacaagacacccctttttatactgcagaggaagtttctgggtctgacgGATGTCAGGAAATGTCgtctgtcaggctttgtctggtggTGGTTGACACGTGTCTCTTCTTAATAGACTGGCAGCAAAACCGAAGGTGTATTGAGCCccaactgttagcatattcccttacactgattattctctgatattctttgacaagcggttacgattccttAGCTTGTTTGTCATGTAGTGTCTGGGCGATGAGTCTGTAGATCAAGATCTGTATCCCGACTCGCTTCTATCCGCTGTTATTTCTGGCTAGCACTtcctgacctgcacgctaggtctgtgtccagacctacTTCTATCCGCTATTATCTAGGGCTAGCACTTCCCGACCTGCAtctaggtctgtgtccagaccagCTTCTATACCTGTTATCCTTGGTTAGCACTCCCCGACCTGCACGCTATGTCTGTCTCCAGTCCTGCCTATGTATATGTTATCCTTGACTGGTATGTTTTGACATGTTCAACCAGTCTGTTATTGACCTGATATCTGTTTAGCGCTATCCATGGTTTGCACGCCCCAACTTGCTCGACCGATATATTTCCCGACCTGTAGCtcgctatccatggcttgtatgtgCCGACCTGCTCGATCGGCCTGTTTCCCGACCTGTATCTATTTAAcgttatccatggcttgcacgTTCCAACCTGCTCAACcgatctgtttcccgacctgtatCTATTTAGCGTTATCCATGACTTGCACATACCGACCTGCTCAACcgatctgtttcccgacctgtatCTATTTAAcgttatccatggcttgcacgttccgacctgctcgaccgatctgtttcccgacctgtatCTATTTAGcgttatccatggcttgcacgTACCGACCTCACGCCAGGTCTGTGACCATACCTGCCTCTGTTGACTGTTTTCCAGGGTTGTCACTTTCCGACCCAGCCCGTGGGCCCTGTCCTTGACCGCTATCAGGGCTGGTCCCTGTCCGATTTATGATCCCCTCCTTTGACTACTAcgtcagctgagactttgacccctgccacgcaagcttgacttttgacctccctgaTCTCCACGTCTGCTTGACTGCTGACCGGCCatggaggcttgacttctgaccttcctgactTCCAGGTCAGCTTGACTCCTGACCGGTCACGGAgacttgacttttgaccttcctgacttccaggtcagcttgacttctgaccctcttgtGGTGTTGACTCATAACCACATCATCATACCGACCCCACAAAACATGcactgtatcacaagcctccccctcaagtctagtcgaaggaggctctagtccgactgactagaccccagtCGTCTTTTTACTTGACCTAGTTCAATCATCCTCTGTCGACCTGTCTTCCTGTCCTCTACCGACTGACTCATAACCACATCCAGCATGCAAATCCTTTCACAGCTGGCCGTGGAAtctaccatttgatcaatccggggcagaggatagcaaTCTTTGGGACTAACTCGGTTGAGATCTCGGAAATCTATACACACCCTCCACTTATTATTAGACTTCTTTACTAAAACCACATTTGAGAGCCAGGACGGGATCTGCACTTCTCGAACATGGCCCGCCTTTCTGAGCTGGTCCACTTCAGCTCTGATTATTTTGTTCTGGTCAGCTGAGAggttccttttcttttgcttgacaagTTTGAAATCTGGTATCAGATGTAATTTAAGCTCAGCCACCTCTGGCTTGACCCCAGGTAACTCCTGTgtagaccaggcgaagacgtcccGGTTACGAATCAAGCATTGAATTAACTCTTCCTTGAGGAGAGCAGGAA contains:
- the LOC122029270 gene encoding F-box/kelch-repeat protein At1g80440-like; this encodes MEVEVIPGLPDAVALECLIRLPFSFLRIARRVCKRWRHEISSSSFYRLRKAANVARLLAAFVVSNPKHPFEKWVALYDVTEQVWTRLPMIRDSAAECQVVAVGHELVVIGRRHSPTNMVHVHNLLTGVWRLGAPMPGPRRAFFACAASAESPVVFVAGGRDQQGLALRSALAYDVETDAWAPLPDMARPVRKCRGFFARGLFRVFSRQLTFEAFDATAGEWKTRRLVSHRRTEVAAPEEEVQEERVPTAAEEERVSSTCYLRALEHAHDRVLVLIIARSRGGIIDYFLGKLKERLQRVKWPTPYGFEEQRFVASLRKSDGFCNVESLCYFYF